In the genome of Vicia villosa cultivar HV-30 ecotype Madison, WI linkage group LG7, Vvil1.0, whole genome shotgun sequence, one region contains:
- the LOC131619652 gene encoding uncharacterized protein LOC131619652, whose protein sequence is MDKWKSIPLSKEEEEGVVVEDDEVCELESFQRTLAGKLWTDSSFNVRAFKSTMISAWKLKNQVETQDLGKNMFLFKFATKRDLEFVLRNGPWSFDRSLLVLNRISGEEQPSDLNMHFASFWVRIYELPLNLRTEAMARKIGNILGNYEEMDAREVCRNGRFLRIKVTLDLKGPLKRGTLVKVKDKNLRVHFKYERLPTFCFVCGRLGHQMKDCESLDDLTEEGFEELEEQDLSYGQWLRASPLPKMNEDQKKGDSSSGTCSKSLFQVSSGQSRCNQKVTNKSDEAEVEQGREAIEGMGEARGGDGDPEKSKHKEVDVEKVAESLGAVALSLEGTGDGIQKKDLTLPKKKWVRRKNIKTGNNSQGRRKLVENSKRQLIDVMITEGPIEACGSGEKKRKQESTEEAQKTVLPEVVLETQHRLSQ, encoded by the coding sequence ATGGATAAATGGAAGAGCATACCTTTATCCaaggaggaagaagaaggggTGGTGGTTGAGGATGACGAGGTATGTGAATTAGAATCCTTTCAGAGAACACTGGCTGGCAAACTATGGACGGATAGCAGCTTCAATGTTAGGGCTTTTAAGAGTACTATGATAAGTGCGTGGAAGCTCAAGAATCAGGTGGAGACTCAAGATCTGGGGAAAAATATGTTTTTGTTCAAGTTTGCCACAAAGAGGGACTTGGAGTTTGTTCTCAGAAATGGGCCATGGAGTTTCGACAGATCGTTGTTAGTTCTGAATCGCATTTCTGGTGAAGAACAACCTTCTGATCTTAATATGCACTTTGCTTCTTTTTGGGTGAGGATATACGAACTCCCGCTGAACCTGAGAACAGAAGCTATGGCAAGGAAGATAGGTAACATCTTGGGAAACTATGAAGAGATGGATGCTAGAGAGGTATGCAGGAATGGTCGGTTTTTACGAATCAAAGTAACTCTGGATCTCAAAGGACCGCTGAAAAGAGGAACGCTGGTTAAAGTGAAAGACAAAAATTTGCGAGTCCATTTCAAATATGAACGACTGCCTACTTTTTGTTTTGTGTGCGGGAGATTGGGTCATCAGATGAAGGACTGTGAATCTCTAGACGACCTTACTGAGGAAGGTTTTGAGGAGCTGGAGGAACAGGATCTTTCTTATGGGCAATGGCTTCGTGCGTCTCCCCTACCAAAGATGAATGAAGATCAGAAAAAGGGAGACTCGAGTTCAGGAACCTGTAGCAAAAGTTTATTCCAAGTTTCTTCGGGACAAAGTAGATGCAACCAGAAAGTGACCAACAAAAGCGACGAGGCAGAGGTGGAACAAGGTAGAGAAGCGATAGAAGGAATGGGGGAGGCTAGAGGAGGAGATGGGGACCCAGAGAAATCAAAACATAAGGAGGTTGATGTTGAAAAGGTGGCTGAATCTTTAGGGGCAGTGGCTTTATCCTTAGAAGGAACTGGAGACGGGATTCAAAAAAAGGACCTCACGCTGCCAAAAAAGAAATGGGTCAGGAGGAAGAACATTAAGACTGGAAATAATTCCCAAGGGAGAAGGAAACTGGTGGAAAATAGCAAGAGGCAGTTGATTGACGTTATGATCACGGAAGGCCCGATTGAAGCGTGTGGAAGCGGAGAGAAAAAGAGGAAACAAGAAAGTACTGAGGAGGCCCAAAAAACCGTATTACCAGAGGTGGTGTTGGAGACCCAACACCGCCTATCTCAATGA